Proteins from a genomic interval of Bacillus sp. SM2101:
- the rpsI gene encoding 30S ribosomal protein S9: protein MAQVQYYGTGRRKSSVARVRLVPGDGRIVINDRDIENYIPFAALREVVKQPLEATETTGAYDVLVNVHGGGYTGQAGAIRHGIARALLQADPEFRPTLKRAGLLTRDARMKERKKYGLKGARRAPQFSKR, encoded by the coding sequence TTGGCACAGGTACAATATTATGGCACAGGCCGTCGTAAAAGCTCTGTTGCTCGTGTACGTTTAGTTCCTGGTGACGGACGTATCGTGATCAACGATCGTGATATTGAAAACTATATTCCATTTGCAGCATTAAGAGAAGTTGTAAAACAACCACTTGAAGCAACTGAAACTACAGGTGCTTATGACGTTTTAGTTAACGTTCATGGCGGTGGATATACTGGGCAAGCTGGTGCAATTCGTCACGGTATCGCACGTGCGTTACTACAAGCTGATCCAGAATTTCGCCCAACATTAAAGCGTGCTGGTTTATTAACTCGTGATGCTCGTATGAAAGAACGTAAAAAATACGGTCTTAAAGGCGCTCGTCGTGCACCACAGTTCTCAAAACGTTAA
- a CDS encoding P-loop NTPase — protein MITKDQVVELLRQLKDPFLHKTFEETGAIQDINIKEEKGHVSVKIALSKIGTSEQLQIQGHIVQVLKDAGAKSVGLRFSELPKDKTAKSESPSPSEEGSNSPLSTGSNTKFIAIASGKGGVGKSTVSVNLAVSLARLGKKVGLVDADIYGFSVPDMMGITKRPVVRGEKIIPVERLGVKVVSMGFFVEDNAPIIWRGPMLGKMLNSFFQEVEWGELDYLLLDLPPGTGDVALDVHAMLPSCKEIIVTTPHPTAAFVAARAGAMALRTEHEVIGVIENMSYFESKLTGEKEYVFGNGGGTKLAKELQTELLGQLPLQQPDWDDDDFAPSIYAEDHQLGKIYMNMAERVTSIV, from the coding sequence TTGATAACGAAAGATCAAGTAGTTGAGCTATTACGTCAATTAAAAGATCCATTCTTACATAAAACTTTTGAAGAAACCGGTGCGATCCAGGACATAAATATTAAAGAAGAGAAAGGGCATGTAAGTGTAAAAATTGCATTATCAAAGATTGGTACATCGGAGCAGTTGCAAATACAAGGACATATCGTACAAGTATTAAAGGATGCCGGTGCTAAATCTGTTGGGCTGCGTTTTTCAGAATTACCGAAGGACAAAACTGCCAAGTCGGAAAGCCCATCACCCTCTGAGGAAGGTAGTAATTCACCATTATCAACAGGTAGCAACACTAAGTTTATTGCGATTGCAAGTGGTAAAGGTGGGGTTGGGAAATCAACTGTTTCTGTTAATTTAGCTGTATCTTTAGCACGGCTAGGGAAAAAAGTAGGCCTAGTTGATGCTGATATATATGGATTTAGTGTACCAGACATGATGGGTATTACAAAGAGACCAGTTGTTAGAGGCGAGAAAATCATTCCTGTTGAAAGATTAGGAGTAAAAGTGGTTTCAATGGGATTCTTTGTCGAAGATAATGCACCTATTATTTGGAGAGGCCCAATGTTAGGAAAGATGCTTAATAGCTTTTTTCAAGAGGTCGAATGGGGCGAGTTGGATTATCTATTGTTAGATTTACCTCCTGGAACAGGGGATGTTGCGTTAGATGTCCATGCTATGCTACCTTCTTGTAAGGAAATTATTGTGACAACACCACATCCTACTGCCGCTTTTGTAGCTGCTCGTGCAGGTGCTATGGCTCTGCGCACTGAGCATGAAGTTATTGGTGTCATTGAAAATATGTCTTATTTTGAAAGCAAGCTGACAGGGGAAAAGGAATATGTCTTTGGAAATGGCGGTGGCACGAAATTAGCGAAGGAGCTACAAACAGAACTGCTAGGACAACTCCCGTTACAGCAACCAGATTGGGATGATGATGATTTTGCACCTTCTATTTATGCTGAAGATCATCAACTTGGTAAAATTTATATGAACATGGCTGAAAGGGTTACATCGATTGTATAA
- the rpsM gene encoding 30S ribosomal protein S13 gives MARIAGVDIPRDKRVVVSLTYIFGIGRTKAEKILADAGVSEDTRVRDLTEEELGKIRDIIDGYKVEGDLRREVSLNIKRLIEIGSYRGIRHRRGLPVRGQNSKNNARTRKGPRRTVANKKK, from the coding sequence ATGGCGCGTATTGCTGGTGTAGATATTCCTCGTGATAAACGTGTTGTAGTATCATTAACATATATTTTTGGTATTGGACGCACAAAAGCAGAGAAAATTCTAGCTGATGCAGGAGTTTCAGAAGATACTCGTGTGCGTGATTTAACTGAAGAAGAATTAGGGAAAATCCGTGATATCATCGACGGCTATAAAGTAGAGGGTGACCTTCGTCGTGAAGTATCATTAAATATTAAACGTCTAATCGAAATCGGTTCATATAGAGGAATTCGTCATCGTCGTGGATTACCAGTTCGAGGACAAAATTCTAAAAATAATGCTCGTACACGTAAAGGTCCACGTCGTACTGTAGCGAATAAGAAGAAATAG
- a CDS encoding energy-coupling factor ABC transporter ATP-binding protein — MDITIQNVEHKYHQHTPLERLALYDINLAINSGTFLAIIGHTGSGKSTLLQHLNGLLKPTVGSLTVGDMIIDTEKKNKKIKKLRQKVGIVFQFPEHQLFEETVEKDICFGPTNFGVSEKEAKKKAQEALELVGLPSEFLQRSPFDLSGGQMRRVAIAGVLAMEPEVLVLDEPTAGLDPRGRTEIMDMFYKLHQKKKITTVLVTHSMEDAAKYADEIVVMDNGTIRMKGKPEEVFSQPKELVKLGLDVPEALKFKMKLESKFGIQLSSTCLTIDDALEQAQMIMGKVKQHDG, encoded by the coding sequence ATGGACATTACAATACAAAATGTAGAACATAAATATCATCAACATACGCCTCTTGAACGATTAGCACTTTACGATATTAATTTAGCTATTAATTCAGGAACTTTTCTAGCAATCATTGGACACACTGGTTCAGGAAAATCGACTTTGTTACAACATTTGAATGGTCTATTAAAACCGACAGTAGGAAGTTTAACCGTTGGTGATATGATAATCGACACTGAGAAAAAGAATAAAAAGATAAAGAAGCTTAGACAAAAAGTTGGCATTGTATTTCAATTTCCTGAACATCAATTATTTGAGGAAACAGTAGAAAAAGATATATGTTTTGGTCCAACTAACTTTGGTGTATCAGAGAAAGAAGCGAAGAAGAAGGCACAGGAAGCGTTGGAGTTAGTTGGATTACCAAGTGAATTTTTGCAAAGGTCACCCTTTGACTTAAGTGGTGGTCAAATGAGAAGAGTAGCAATTGCTGGAGTTTTAGCAATGGAACCAGAAGTTCTTGTGTTAGATGAGCCAACAGCTGGGTTAGATCCTAGAGGGCGTACAGAGATAATGGATATGTTCTATAAACTACATCAAAAGAAGAAGATAACGACGGTATTGGTAACTCATAGCATGGAGGATGCAGCAAAGTATGCTGATGAGATTGTTGTCATGGATAATGGTACGATTAGAATGAAGGGGAAACCAGAAGAAGTATTTTCTCAGCCAAAGGAACTAGTCAAGCTAGGGTTAGATGTTCCTGAAGCATTAAAGTTCAAGATGAAGCTAGAAAGCAAATTTGGTATTCAGCTATCGTCCACATGCCTTACGATCGACGATGCACTAGAACAAGCACAAATGATTATGGGTAAGGTGAAGCAGCATGATGGATAA
- a CDS encoding KOW domain-containing RNA-binding protein, with product MNDSDSSPRIGQFVLITQGRDAGQYAIIIKSVDERFVLLADGEKRKYDRPKKKNIQHLEFFDYVSPEVQNSISETGRVTNGKLRYALTKFVNEQVTDLKKGELLDGERRCN from the coding sequence TTGAACGATTCTGATTCGAGTCCGCGCATAGGTCAGTTTGTTTTAATCACTCAAGGCAGAGACGCTGGACAGTATGCAATAATTATAAAAAGTGTTGATGAGCGATTTGTTTTACTTGCGGATGGAGAAAAGCGAAAATATGATCGGCCAAAAAAGAAGAATATTCAACACCTTGAGTTTTTTGATTACGTATCTCCGGAAGTTCAGAACAGTATAAGTGAAACTGGTCGTGTGACAAACGGGAAATTGCGCTATGCATTAACAAAGTTTGTCAATGAGCAAGTTACTGATTTGAAGAAGGGAGAGCTTTTAGATGGCGAAAGACGATGTAATTGA
- a CDS encoding YbaK family protein, with translation MNVITTFAAKQKEKQVIYERKMLRELSLEIIKKQVEQTFSDFYKLGVVAISAIEDGCVDVAVESYLLGASYSRFGYFGEPLEKVKLRCITEEKYLINTLYDYVIYWGNVDDFSLMNESMYYTCEHFVSYWFNEGFYKGEKRYRMKLH, from the coding sequence ATGAATGTTATAACAACTTTTGCTGCAAAGCAGAAGGAAAAGCAAGTCATTTACGAACGGAAAATGCTAAGAGAGCTATCTCTTGAAATTATAAAAAAACAAGTTGAACAAACTTTTAGTGATTTTTACAAGCTAGGTGTTGTGGCGATTAGTGCTATTGAGGATGGATGTGTTGACGTTGCTGTAGAATCATATTTGCTGGGAGCAAGCTATAGTCGATTTGGTTATTTTGGTGAACCTTTAGAAAAGGTAAAGCTAAGGTGTATAACAGAAGAAAAGTATTTAATTAATACTTTGTATGATTACGTTATATATTGGGGGAACGTGGATGATTTTAGTTTAATGAATGAATCAATGTATTACACATGCGAACATTTTGTTAGTTATTGGTTTAATGAAGGTTTTTATAAAGGGGAAAAACGGTATCGAATGAAATTGCACTAG
- the cwlD gene encoding N-acetylmuramoyl-L-alanine amidase CwlD produces MKKKLKFAGYLIGFIILLIIVQYQFTENASWKSWNLPLSGKIIILDPGHGGPDGGAVGGDVLEKDVALKVSILLKDLLQEQGALVILTREDDHDLASSGTKGYSKRKTEDLKKRAEMINESQGDLFISVHLNAIPSSKYRGAQTFYNPNYIENKEIARFIQDEFRTTLENTTRKAKAISGVYLLKNANIPGSLVEVGFLSNSAERDLLSDDIYQEKLAFSIYKGIIRYFSNEGKAPE; encoded by the coding sequence GTGAAGAAAAAACTGAAATTTGCTGGATACTTAATAGGCTTTATTATCCTACTAATAATCGTTCAATACCAGTTTACAGAAAATGCTTCATGGAAATCGTGGAATTTACCTCTATCTGGTAAGATAATTATTTTAGACCCTGGCCACGGTGGCCCTGACGGAGGGGCAGTTGGTGGTGATGTGCTTGAGAAAGATGTAGCTTTAAAGGTTAGTATTTTATTGAAAGATCTTCTGCAGGAACAGGGTGCGCTCGTTATTTTGACCCGTGAAGATGATCACGACCTCGCATCTAGCGGTACAAAGGGCTATAGCAAAAGGAAGACTGAGGATTTGAAAAAAAGAGCAGAAATGATTAATGAGTCGCAAGGGGACTTATTTATCAGTGTTCACTTAAATGCGATACCTTCATCAAAATATAGGGGGGCACAAACGTTTTATAACCCCAATTATATTGAAAATAAGGAAATCGCAAGGTTTATACAAGATGAGTTTCGAACAACTCTAGAGAATACTACGAGAAAGGCTAAGGCAATTAGTGGTGTGTACTTATTGAAAAATGCAAATATACCTGGTTCCTTGGTCGAAGTAGGGTTTTTGTCTAATAGTGCTGAAAGGGATTTACTATCTGATGATATATATCAAGAAAAACTAGCGTTTTCCATATATAAAGGGATTATTAGATATTTCTCTAACGAGGGGAAGGCTCCTGAGTAA
- a CDS encoding energy-coupling factor ABC transporter ATP-binding protein: MGNELLSVKGVSFRYNDQSHYALKDISFSLKNGEWLAIVGHNGSGKSTLARILNGLLIPESGEVSVAGITLTNESIWDVRKKIGMVFQNPDNQFVGTTVIDDVAFGLENNGVERSEMVDRVDEAINRVKMEAFVDQEPHNLSGGQKQRVAIAGVLAVRPDIIILDEATSMLDPKGKEEVLRTIRKLKDEQVISVISITHDLDEASKADRILVMNKGNIFTEGRPEDIFALEKELVNIGLDLPFSVRLSKKMRRAGIPLTVDHLTDEGLVDELWTLQYKM, translated from the coding sequence ATGGGGAATGAACTATTATCAGTCAAAGGTGTTTCCTTTCGCTATAATGACCAATCACATTATGCGTTAAAAGATATATCATTTTCACTTAAAAATGGTGAATGGTTAGCAATTGTAGGCCATAATGGTTCTGGAAAATCAACACTGGCGAGAATATTGAATGGGTTGTTAATACCAGAGTCTGGAGAAGTATCAGTGGCCGGTATTACACTTACAAATGAGTCGATTTGGGATGTTCGTAAGAAAATTGGTATGGTGTTCCAAAATCCAGACAATCAATTTGTTGGTACAACTGTCATTGATGATGTAGCTTTTGGGTTAGAAAATAATGGGGTAGAACGTTCGGAAATGGTAGATCGCGTGGACGAAGCAATTAATAGAGTGAAAATGGAAGCGTTTGTTGATCAAGAGCCACATAATCTCTCCGGAGGACAGAAACAAAGAGTTGCAATTGCAGGTGTGTTAGCTGTGAGGCCTGATATAATTATTTTAGATGAAGCGACATCTATGCTTGATCCTAAAGGGAAAGAAGAAGTCTTGAGAACAATTAGAAAACTTAAAGATGAGCAAGTTATATCTGTCATTTCAATCACGCATGATTTGGATGAAGCAAGTAAAGCTGATCGTATATTGGTTATGAATAAGGGGAATATTTTCACGGAGGGACGACCCGAAGATATTTTTGCTTTAGAGAAGGAGCTCGTTAATATAGGTCTTGATCTTCCTTTCTCCGTTAGACTTAGTAAAAAAATGAGGCGAGCAGGTATTCCTTTGACAGTTGATCATTTAACAGATGAAGGATTGGTGGATGAGTTATGGACATTACAATACAAAATGTAG
- the rplQ gene encoding 50S ribosomal protein L17: protein MSYRKLGRTSAQRKALLRDLTTDLIINERIQTTETRAKELRSLVDKMITLGKRGDLHARRQAAAFIRNEVANEETGDDALQKLFGDIAPRYEERQGGYTRIMKMGPRRGDGAPMVIIELV from the coding sequence ATGTCATATCGTAAATTAGGACGTACAAGCGCTCAACGTAAAGCGTTACTACGTGATTTAACTACTGATTTAATTATCAATGAACGCATTCAAACAACAGAGACACGTGCAAAAGAATTACGTTCTCTTGTAGATAAAATGATAACTTTAGGTAAGCGTGGAGATTTACATGCTCGCCGTCAAGCTGCAGCATTTATTCGTAATGAAGTTGCGAATGAAGAAACAGGTGACGACGCTCTTCAAAAGTTATTTGGCGATATTGCACCACGTTATGAAGAACGCCAAGGTGGTTACACTCGTATTATGAAAATGGGACCACGTCGTGGAGACGGAGCACCAATGGTTATTATTGAATTAGTTTAA
- the rpsK gene encoding 30S ribosomal protein S11 codes for MARKTNTRKRRVKKNIESGIAHIRSTFNNTIVTITDVHGNAISWSSAGALGFKGSKKSTPFAAQMAAETAAKTSIENGLKTLEVTVKGPGAGREAAIRALQAAGLEVTAIKDVTPVPHNGCRPPKRRRV; via the coding sequence ATGGCACGTAAAACAAATACACGTAAACGTCGTGTGAAAAAGAATATTGAGTCTGGTATTGCACATATTCGTTCAACGTTTAATAATACAATCGTTACGATCACTGACGTTCATGGTAACGCGATTTCTTGGTCTAGCGCCGGTGCATTAGGTTTCAAAGGTTCTAAAAAATCTACTCCTTTTGCTGCTCAAATGGCTGCAGAAACGGCTGCTAAGACTTCTATAGAAAATGGCTTAAAAACACTTGAAGTAACTGTAAAAGGACCTGGAGCTGGACGTGAAGCTGCTATCCGTGCACTTCAAGCAGCAGGACTTGAAGTTACTGCAATTAAGGATGTTACACCTGTTCCACATAACGGATGTCGTCCACCAAAACGTCGCCGTGTATAA
- the pdaB gene encoding polysaccharide deacetylase family sporulation protein PdaB, with protein MNFFVVVNGRKGKQALIIIVAALFTAIFLYLENALNNTVFSTEDGPRAIYKGDERGEKIALTFDVNWGDEHILNILEVLKKEKLNATFFILADWAERHPEVVTQIAEDGHEIGSKGYSYKDYSELEASEIKTDILKSKDVFKVLQVKAAPLLRPPTGNINEEVIATASEVGYTVVHWSIDSQDWLRPGTKEITKNVTKNLNGGDIILLHASDSASQTAEALPSIIQFIKKKGYKNVTVTELITNTDTKSGEIN; from the coding sequence GTGAATTTCTTTGTCGTTGTAAATGGTAGAAAGGGAAAACAAGCACTAATAATTATTGTTGCTGCTTTATTTACAGCTATCTTTCTTTATCTTGAAAACGCGCTAAATAATACAGTTTTTTCGACTGAGGATGGTCCTAGAGCTATTTATAAAGGAGATGAACGAGGGGAGAAAATAGCTTTAACATTTGATGTCAATTGGGGTGACGAGCATATATTAAACATCCTAGAGGTATTAAAAAAAGAAAAATTGAATGCAACTTTTTTCATTTTAGCAGATTGGGCTGAACGACATCCTGAAGTCGTAACTCAAATTGCAGAAGACGGACATGAAATAGGAAGCAAAGGATATAGTTATAAAGATTATTCAGAGCTAGAAGCTAGTGAGATTAAAACAGATATTTTAAAATCTAAGGACGTATTTAAGGTATTACAAGTAAAAGCTGCCCCGCTACTACGACCACCTACTGGGAATATAAATGAAGAAGTGATTGCTACTGCATCCGAAGTTGGATACACTGTTGTACATTGGAGCATAGATTCACAAGACTGGCTACGGCCTGGTACGAAAGAAATAACTAAAAATGTTACAAAAAACCTTAATGGTGGAGACATTATTTTACTTCACGCCTCTGACTCTGCCAGTCAAACGGCTGAGGCACTTCCATCAATTATTCAATTTATAAAAAAGAAAGGATACAAAAATGTTACAGTGACTGAACTTATTACAAACACAGATACAAAAAGCGGAGAAATTAATTGA
- a CDS encoding KinB-signaling pathway activation protein — protein sequence MNSRNWVRLFMSTLAVGGISAGIIGFIVKWSEYKELFSSFEFMDIVLAFIWFVGVGLIFSVISQMGFFAYLTIHRFGLGIFRSVKLWNAVQIVLVVFVLFDLIYFRYKLFADEGDSIFSYIVVALIIALVGIVVALLKKQQTNKQAFVPAMFFMIVVTIIELIPAVQANDDSWLYLMLFPLLLCNMYQLLILPKLTNS from the coding sequence GTGAATAGTCGAAATTGGGTTCGTTTATTTATGTCGACCTTAGCTGTTGGAGGAATTAGCGCAGGTATTATAGGATTTATTGTAAAGTGGAGTGAATACAAAGAACTATTCTCTTCGTTTGAATTTATGGATATTGTATTGGCATTTATTTGGTTTGTTGGTGTAGGCCTTATATTTAGTGTTATTAGTCAAATGGGATTTTTTGCTTATTTAACGATCCATCGTTTTGGCTTAGGGATCTTTCGGTCGGTGAAGTTATGGAATGCAGTACAAATTGTATTAGTTGTATTTGTGTTATTTGATCTTATATATTTTAGATATAAATTGTTTGCAGATGAGGGAGATTCAATATTTTCGTACATCGTAGTAGCTTTAATCATTGCTCTTGTAGGCATTGTTGTTGCATTGTTAAAAAAGCAACAAACAAATAAACAGGCATTTGTCCCAGCTATGTTTTTTATGATAGTCGTAACAATTATAGAGTTAATACCAGCGGTTCAAGCAAATGATGATAGTTGGTTATATTTGATGCTTTTTCCCCTATTGCTATGTAACATGTACCAGCTACTAATATTACCGAAATTAACTAATAGCTAA
- a CDS encoding energy-coupling factor transporter transmembrane component T, whose product MMDKIIIGRYVPGSSIVHQLDPRSKLSLIFLYVIVVFLANNELTYGILCLYTVGMMLLTRIPIRFILKGLKLIFWIIIFTFILHIFVTKEGALLFSLGWIEIYEEGIRQGVFISLRFLNLILMTSMLTLTTTPIEITDGMESLLNPFKRFGLPVHEIALMMSISLRFIPTLMQETEKIIKAQTARGADFTSGPIKDRIKSIVPLLIPLFISAFKRAEDLATAMEARGYRGGEGRTKFHQLQWHSRDTIVIISPLLVSVLLFLLRS is encoded by the coding sequence ATGATGGATAAAATTATAATAGGTAGGTATGTACCAGGTTCTTCAATTGTCCATCAGTTGGACCCTCGTTCGAAATTATCATTAATATTTCTTTATGTCATAGTTGTTTTTTTAGCAAATAATGAGCTTACATATGGGATTTTATGTTTATATACAGTAGGTATGATGTTGCTAACTCGAATACCTATTCGCTTTATTTTGAAAGGGCTAAAACTCATATTTTGGATTATTATTTTTACTTTCATATTACATATTTTTGTAACTAAGGAAGGTGCACTATTATTTAGTTTAGGATGGATTGAAATCTATGAAGAAGGCATCAGGCAAGGTGTATTTATCTCCCTACGTTTTTTAAATTTGATTTTAATGACGTCTATGCTTACGTTAACGACAACACCAATAGAAATTACAGATGGGATGGAAAGTCTATTAAACCCATTCAAACGGTTTGGTTTGCCTGTTCATGAGATTGCTTTAATGATGTCTATATCACTTAGGTTTATACCGACATTAATGCAAGAAACAGAAAAAATAATTAAGGCTCAAACAGCTAGAGGAGCAGACTTCACAAGTGGACCAATAAAAGATCGAATAAAGTCAATTGTTCCTTTGTTAATTCCTCTGTTTATTAGCGCGTTTAAGAGAGCTGAAGATTTAGCAACAGCCATGGAGGCAAGAGGTTATCGTGGTGGTGAGGGTAGAACGAAATTTCATCAATTGCAGTGGCATAGTAGAGATACCATTGTAATTATTAGTCCTTTATTAGTATCTGTTTTGTTATTTTTATTAAGAAGTTAA
- the truA gene encoding tRNA pseudouridine(38-40) synthase TruA: MQRLKCTIAYDGSQFNGFQTQTLPNQRTVQGYLEKALMKIHKGHHVAIYASGRTDSGVHAYGQVIHFDSPLDIPANRWPAALNSIVPGDIVIKEVVQVDPTFHARYDVNSKEYRYKILRSKQYDVFTRKYVYHYPYPLDLSAMKMAKEYLIGTHDFTSFCSAKTAKEDKVRTIYYIDLYEENDELILHFNGSGFLYNMVRILVGTLLKVGQGKIKPQDIKTILEQKNRMLAGQTAPSHGLYLWQVNYDN, from the coding sequence ATGCAACGTTTAAAATGTACAATAGCCTATGATGGGTCACAATTTAATGGATTTCAAACTCAGACTCTACCAAATCAGCGGACCGTGCAAGGTTACCTTGAGAAAGCCTTGATGAAAATTCATAAGGGACATCATGTTGCAATCTATGCTTCAGGAAGAACAGATTCGGGTGTTCATGCTTATGGACAGGTCATCCATTTCGACTCACCATTAGATATTCCTGCGAACAGGTGGCCCGCTGCATTAAATTCGATTGTCCCTGGTGACATTGTTATTAAGGAAGTCGTGCAGGTAGACCCAACATTTCATGCGCGCTACGATGTAAATTCAAAGGAATATAGGTATAAAATACTAAGGTCAAAACAATATGATGTATTCACTAGAAAGTATGTATATCATTATCCATATCCCCTTGATCTTTCAGCTATGAAAATGGCGAAAGAATATTTAATTGGTACTCATGATTTTACAAGCTTTTGCTCAGCTAAAACGGCAAAAGAAGATAAAGTTCGAACAATTTATTATATAGATTTGTATGAAGAAAACGATGAGCTGATTTTGCACTTTAATGGGTCAGGATTTTTATATAATATGGTGAGAATTCTTGTCGGTACATTATTAAAAGTAGGTCAAGGAAAAATAAAGCCTCAGGATATAAAAACTATTTTAGAGCAAAAAAATCGGATGCTAGCGGGGCAAACGGCGCCATCTCATGGATTGTATTTATGGCAAGTGAATTATGACAACTAA
- the rplM gene encoding 50S ribosomal protein L13 — MRTTFMAKPAEVQRKWYVVDAEGKTLGRLASEIASILRGKHKPTYTPHVDTGDHVIIINAEKIELTGKKLTDKLYYRHSQHPGGLKVRTALEMRTNYPERMLEGAIRGMLPKGSLGRQMFKKLHVYAGNEHPHQAQQPEVYELRG, encoded by the coding sequence ATGCGTACAACTTTTATGGCAAAGCCAGCAGAAGTACAACGTAAATGGTACGTGGTTGATGCTGAAGGAAAGACTTTAGGTCGTCTTGCAAGCGAAATTGCATCGATTTTACGTGGTAAACATAAACCAACTTATACACCACATGTTGATACTGGTGATCATGTAATCATCATCAATGCAGAGAAAATTGAACTTACAGGTAAGAAATTAACTGACAAACTATATTACCGTCATAGTCAACATCCAGGCGGATTAAAAGTAAGAACTGCGCTTGAAATGCGTACGAACTATCCAGAAAGAATGCTAGAAGGCGCAATTCGTGGTATGTTACCAAAAGGCTCATTAGGTCGTCAAATGTTTAAAAAGTTACATGTATATGCTGGTAACGAACATCCACATCAAGCACAACAACCTGAAGTTTACGAACTTCGCGGATAA
- the rpmJ gene encoding 50S ribosomal protein L36 — translation MKVRPSVKPICEKCKVIRRNGKVMVICENPKHKQKQG, via the coding sequence GTGAAGGTAAGACCATCAGTTAAACCTATTTGTGAAAAATGTAAAGTTATTCGCAGAAATGGAAAAGTAATGGTTATTTGTGAAAATCCAAAACATAAACAAAAACAAGGATAA
- the infA gene encoding translation initiation factor IF-1 gives MAKDDVIEVEGTVVETLPNAMFKVELENGHTVLAHVSGKIRMHFIRILPGDKVTVELSPYDLTRGRITYRFK, from the coding sequence ATGGCGAAAGACGATGTAATTGAAGTTGAAGGTACTGTCGTAGAAACATTACCAAATGCAATGTTTAAGGTAGAACTTGAAAACGGACATACAGTGTTAGCACATGTTTCAGGTAAAATTCGTATGCATTTCATTCGAATCTTACCAGGAGATAAAGTTACTGTAGAATTATCACCATATGATTTAACTCGCGGACGGATTACGTACCGCTTTAAATAA
- the gerD gene encoding spore germination lipoprotein GerD encodes MKTNVLLLFIIVTIITASGCGQQEQAQELDYEQSKKMIVDILKTDEGKKAIQDIMSEDGMKQQLIMDQTIVTAAIEKSLTSKEATDFWKESLSDPEFAESFAKGLQEEQEKLIKELMKDPEYQGMMLELFQNPEMEQQTLTVLKGKEYRTHLQKVITETIESPLFKVKIQEILLKGAEELQSGEKGDDEEQSADNEEGGDDSGGNGGGG; translated from the coding sequence ATGAAAACAAACGTGTTGCTCCTATTTATCATAGTCACAATTATAACGGCTAGTGGGTGCGGACAGCAGGAACAAGCACAAGAATTGGATTATGAACAATCAAAGAAAATGATTGTTGATATTTTAAAGACTGATGAAGGAAAAAAGGCGATTCAAGACATTATGTCTGAGGACGGCATGAAGCAACAATTAATTATGGACCAAACAATTGTTACAGCTGCAATTGAAAAATCACTAACTTCTAAAGAAGCTACTGATTTTTGGAAAGAAAGTCTATCAGATCCTGAATTTGCAGAAAGCTTTGCAAAGGGCCTGCAAGAAGAACAGGAAAAATTAATAAAGGAATTAATGAAAGATCCTGAATACCAAGGAATGATGCTAGAACTATTTCAAAATCCAGAGATGGAACAGCAAACTTTAACTGTGCTTAAAGGTAAAGAATATCGGACTCACCTACAAAAGGTAATAACAGAAACAATAGAAAGCCCCTTATTTAAAGTTAAGATTCAAGAAATTCTATTAAAAGGTGCGGAGGAATTACAAAGCGGTGAAAAGGGTGACGATGAAGAACAAAGCGCTGATAATGAAGAAGGTGGAGATGATTCAGGAGGTAATGGAGGGGGAGGGTAA